The Actinomycetota bacterium genome includes a window with the following:
- a CDS encoding DUF1990 domain-containing protein, with protein sequence MFLSSKPDEATIREFLSGLASAPLSYEPVGLCRMNPKGYNVDVHRVRIGTGESDLETAKQALDSFAGVRLGWADVFPEKPTAELGSNVVVIASHMGFWSLNGCRIVSRLPSDEDPRYGFCYGTLREHAEIGEELFSLELDPDDDGVWYEIRAVSRPGALIAKAGRSIARGLQKKFREDSARAMAAAVATATAG encoded by the coding sequence ATGTTCCTGTCTTCCAAACCCGACGAGGCGACCATTCGCGAGTTCCTGTCCGGTCTGGCGTCGGCCCCCCTGTCCTATGAGCCGGTGGGACTGTGCAGGATGAACCCCAAGGGCTACAACGTGGACGTCCACCGGGTCCGGATTGGGACCGGCGAGTCCGACCTGGAGACGGCCAAACAGGCGTTGGACTCCTTCGCCGGCGTCCGTTTGGGGTGGGCGGACGTCTTCCCGGAGAAGCCGACCGCCGAACTGGGTTCGAACGTCGTGGTGATAGCCAGCCACATGGGCTTCTGGTCGCTGAACGGGTGCCGGATCGTCAGCCGGCTCCCGAGCGACGAAGACCCCCGCTACGGCTTTTGCTACGGGACCCTGCGCGAGCACGCGGAGATAGGCGAGGAACTGTTCTCGCTCGAGCTGGACCCGGACGACGACGGCGTCTGGTACGAGATCCGAGCCGTCTCGCGGCCCGGCGCTCTGATCGCAAAGGCCGGCCGGTCCATCGCGCGGGGCTTGCAGAAGAAGTTCCGCGAGGACTCCGCCAGGGCCATGGCCGCGGCGGTCGCGACCGCAACCGCCGGGTGA
- a CDS encoding aminoglycoside adenylyltransferase domain-containing protein, with amino-acid sequence MNRAPTPFPELNAVLAGLVGAAQSILGNNFYGAYLTGSFAVGDADMQSDCDFLVVTSGPLTGEHESALRVLHDDIPTRPGHWTKHLEGSYPPKQDLQTLEALEREWLYIDHGWREMQWSTHCNREVTRWSLRERGVTLAGPEPRTFVGEVPPEVLRSRMRRDIQTLLPDLLSWTTLSLAWSQRYAVATVCRILYTVHFGEVGSKREAMTWAGDELGPPWQPLIQSSLDERERGYDEADRAAPERIDATLRLIEHARHLIGAR; translated from the coding sequence GTGAACCGGGCCCCCACGCCTTTTCCGGAGCTCAACGCCGTCCTGGCCGGCCTCGTGGGGGCCGCGCAGTCGATCCTCGGGAACAACTTCTACGGCGCCTACCTCACGGGCTCGTTCGCCGTGGGCGACGCGGACATGCAAAGCGACTGCGACTTCCTCGTGGTGACTTCTGGCCCTCTGACCGGTGAGCACGAGTCGGCGCTGCGCGTGCTGCACGACGACATCCCAACCCGCCCCGGCCACTGGACGAAACACCTCGAAGGGTCCTACCCGCCGAAGCAGGATCTCCAGACTCTCGAGGCCCTCGAAAGGGAGTGGCTTTACATCGACCACGGCTGGCGCGAGATGCAGTGGTCCACGCACTGCAACCGGGAGGTGACGCGATGGTCGCTGCGCGAGCGGGGCGTCACGCTCGCCGGACCGGAGCCGCGGACGTTCGTTGGCGAAGTGCCGCCGGAGGTTCTGCGGTCGAGGATGCGCCGGGACATCCAGACGCTGCTGCCCGACCTGCTGTCGTGGACCACCCTGAGTCTGGCGTGGTCGCAGCGCTACGCAGTCGCCACCGTCTGCCGGATCCTGTACACAGTCCACTTCGGGGAGGTGGGCTCGAAACGAGAGGCGATGACCTGGGCAGGCGACGAGCTCGGCCCCCCATGGCAGCCCCTCATCCAGTCTTCCCTGGACGAGCGGGAACGCGGGTACGACGAGGCGGACCGGGCCGCACCGGAAAGGATCGATGCAACGCTCCGCCTGATCGAGCACGCGCGACACCTCATCGGCGCTCGCTGA
- a CDS encoding crosslink repair DNA glycosylase YcaQ family protein: protein MTTKRRGGPSDELSADEARSIALAAQGLTGRPASKPGVAGVRRVVRRLHALQLDSVNVLVRSHYLPVFSRLGPYPMTDLDRLVNKTHELLELDAHQASFVPAELEPLFRWRRRWSDWETSGPKLRRERPGYVEAIERHVADHGPIALSDLEDKGSREKPKTKYAESSLMWWRPSDGKSVLDGLVSTGRFALAGRRGFARLYDLRERVIPPEVLAQPAPPAEDAIRTLVELAARALGVATVGDLAGYFFLKVGDTKKAARDLVEQGSLRAARVQGWKDPVYVHTSARAAPSLEARTLLSPFDSLTWSRDRTKRLFGFDFSFEIYVPAPERRYGYYVLPFLLRDRLVARVDLKSDRKRSTLLVQAAFGEAGTAPKEVAAELARELGLMAGWLGLERVEVGERGDLARPLARAVKPRLVR from the coding sequence GTGACAACCAAACGAAGAGGCGGTCCGAGCGACGAGCTGTCCGCCGACGAGGCGCGCAGCATCGCGCTGGCCGCCCAGGGCCTGACGGGGCGGCCCGCGTCCAAGCCGGGGGTGGCCGGGGTCCGCCGGGTGGTCCGGCGCCTTCACGCCCTCCAGCTGGACTCGGTCAACGTCCTGGTCCGGTCGCATTACCTGCCCGTCTTCTCGCGCCTGGGTCCGTACCCGATGACGGACCTCGACCGCCTGGTCAACAAGACCCACGAGCTGCTGGAGCTGGACGCGCACCAGGCGTCTTTCGTGCCCGCGGAGCTGGAGCCTCTGTTCCGCTGGAGGCGCCGCTGGTCGGACTGGGAGACGTCCGGACCCAAGCTGCGGCGGGAGCGTCCGGGCTACGTGGAGGCCATCGAGCGCCACGTGGCCGACCACGGTCCGATCGCCCTGAGCGACCTGGAGGACAAGGGGAGCCGCGAGAAACCGAAGACCAAGTACGCCGAGTCGTCCCTGATGTGGTGGAGGCCGTCGGACGGAAAGAGCGTCCTCGACGGACTGGTCTCCACCGGCCGCTTCGCGCTGGCGGGCAGGCGAGGGTTCGCGCGTCTGTACGACCTGCGCGAGCGGGTGATCCCCCCGGAGGTCCTCGCACAGCCCGCTCCGCCGGCGGAGGACGCAATACGCACGCTGGTCGAGCTCGCTGCGCGTGCGCTGGGAGTGGCCACCGTGGGCGACCTCGCCGGCTATTTCTTCCTGAAGGTGGGCGACACGAAGAAAGCGGCGCGCGATCTCGTGGAGCAGGGTTCTCTGCGGGCGGCGCGAGTGCAAGGTTGGAAGGACCCGGTGTACGTCCACACCTCGGCCCGGGCCGCGCCTTCGCTGGAGGCCCGGACGCTGCTGTCGCCGTTCGACTCGCTGACCTGGAGCCGCGACCGCACAAAGCGCCTGTTCGGATTCGACTTCAGCTTCGAGATCTACGTCCCGGCCCCGGAGCGGCGTTACGGCTACTACGTACTCCCGTTCCTGCTCCGCGACCGGCTGGTCGCCCGTGTGGACCTGAAATCGGACCGCAAACGCTCGACCCTTCTCGTGCAGGCGGCCTTCGGGGAAGCAGGGACGGCACCGAAGGAGGTGGCGGCCGAGCTCGCGCGCGAGCTGGGGCTGATGGCCGGCTGGCTCGGGCTCGAGCGGGTCGAGGTAGGGGAGCGGGGGGACCTCGCCCGTCCACTGGCCAGGGCAGTGAAGCCGCGGCTGGTGAGGTAG
- a CDS encoding MmcQ/YjbR family DNA-binding protein, which yields MSRADPYRKVRQICLALPEAVEKPFGGHTSPAFRVRDKIFVFCFEVGRPAVNVKGAPGVQEALVEQDPGRYFVPAYTGPKGWVGAYVDGTPDWDEIAELIEDSYRLVAPKRLVSELDGRAPSA from the coding sequence ATGAGCCGAGCGGATCCCTACCGGAAGGTGCGCCAGATCTGCCTGGCGCTGCCGGAGGCCGTGGAGAAGCCCTTCGGAGGACACACGTCACCAGCCTTTCGCGTCCGGGACAAGATCTTCGTGTTCTGCTTTGAGGTCGGTCGTCCGGCCGTCAACGTCAAGGGTGCGCCGGGCGTCCAAGAGGCCCTGGTCGAGCAGGATCCCGGCCGATACTTCGTCCCCGCCTACACCGGCCCCAAGGGCTGGGTGGGCGCGTACGTTGACGGCACCCCCGACTGGGACGAGATCGCGGAGCTCATAGAGGACAGCTACCGCCTCGTCGCACCCAAGCGTCTGGTGTCGGAGCTGGACGGCCGCGCGCCCTCGGCCTGA